The following proteins are co-located in the Pseudomonas cavernae genome:
- the ispE gene encoding 4-(cytidine 5'-diphospho)-2-C-methyl-D-erythritol kinase — MPGKPLTLPAPAKLNLMLHILGRRADGYHELQTLFQFLDYGDELSFAPRDDGEIRLHTDIPGVPHDSNLIVRAARQLQQQSNCPLGADIWLDKRLPMGGGIGGGSSNAATTLLGLNHLWQLGWDEDRLANLGLGLGADVPVFVRGRAAFAEGVGEHLTPVELSEPWFLVAIPQVLVSTAEVFSDPELTRDTPPIKVRSLLEGGGHNDCLPVVQKRYPEVRNALILMNKFVPSRLTGTGACVFGSFPNKGDADKVARQLPATLPSFVAQGRNISMLHRKLDTLAKK, encoded by the coding sequence ATGCCCGGCAAGCCCCTGACCCTGCCGGCGCCGGCCAAACTCAACCTGATGCTGCACATCCTCGGCCGCCGTGCCGATGGGTATCACGAACTGCAAACCCTGTTTCAGTTCCTCGACTACGGCGACGAACTCAGCTTCGCCCCACGCGACGACGGCGAAATCCGCCTGCACACGGACATCCCCGGCGTGCCGCACGACAGCAACCTGATCGTGCGCGCCGCGCGCCAGCTGCAACAGCAGAGCAACTGTCCGCTCGGCGCCGACATCTGGCTGGACAAGCGCCTGCCCATGGGCGGCGGTATCGGCGGTGGCAGCTCGAACGCCGCCACCACCCTGCTGGGTCTCAACCACCTGTGGCAGCTCGGCTGGGATGAAGACCGCCTGGCCAATCTCGGCCTCGGCCTCGGCGCCGACGTGCCAGTCTTCGTCCGCGGCCGCGCCGCCTTTGCCGAAGGCGTTGGCGAACACCTCACTCCGGTTGAGCTCAGCGAACCCTGGTTCCTCGTCGCCATTCCGCAAGTCCTTGTCAGCACAGCGGAAGTTTTCTCCGACCCTGAGTTGACACGTGATACGCCGCCCATTAAAGTTCGCAGCCTTCTTGAGGGGGGTGGTCATAACGACTGCCTGCCAGTTGTCCAGAAGCGTTACCCAGAAGTTCGTAACGCCCTGATCTTGATGAACAAATTTGTTCCAAGCAGACTAACTGGCACTGGTGCTTGCGTGTTTGGGAGCTTCCCAAACAAGGGCGATGCTGATAAAGTCGCCCGCCAACTTCCAGCCACTTTGCCGAGTTTTGTCGCTCAAGGCCGCAACATTTCGATGTTGCATCGCAAGCTCGACACACTGGCCAAGAAGTGA
- the lolB gene encoding lipoprotein insertase outer membrane protein LolB, translating to MRARHLLAASLLALLSGCAGLPPHESLQGTGDPARWQSHKQQTGSLDGWQISGKVGIRAPKDSGSGTLFWLQRKDYYDIRLSGPLGRGAARLTGHAGDVVLEVANQGRYQADSPEALLEEQLGWKLPVSHLIWWIRGLPAPDSRSQLTLDSDSRLSRLEQDDWQVEYLSYAEQNGYWLPERMKLRGHNLDVTLVIKDWQPRQLGL from the coding sequence ATGCGCGCGCGTCATCTCCTTGCCGCCAGCTTGCTCGCCCTGCTCAGCGGCTGTGCCGGCCTGCCCCCCCACGAATCCCTGCAAGGCACCGGCGATCCGGCGCGCTGGCAAAGCCACAAGCAGCAGACCGGCAGCCTCGATGGCTGGCAGATCAGCGGCAAAGTGGGCATCCGCGCGCCTAAGGACTCCGGTAGCGGCACGCTGTTCTGGCTACAGCGCAAGGATTACTACGACATCCGCCTGTCCGGCCCGCTCGGCCGCGGCGCCGCCCGCCTGACCGGGCATGCCGGCGACGTGGTGCTGGAGGTCGCCAACCAGGGCCGCTACCAGGCCGACTCGCCGGAAGCGCTGCTGGAAGAGCAGCTCGGCTGGAAGCTGCCGGTTTCCCATCTGATCTGGTGGATCCGCGGCCTGCCGGCACCGGACAGCCGGAGCCAGCTGACCCTCGACAGCGACAGCCGCCTGTCCCGCCTGGAACAGGACGACTGGCAGGTCGAGTACCTCAGCTACGCCGAGCAGAATGGCTACTGGCTGCCGGAGCGCATGAAGCTGCGCGGCCACAATCTCGACGTGACCCTGGTGATCAAGGACTGGCAACCACGCCAGCTCGGCCTGTGA
- a CDS encoding tetratricopeptide repeat protein produces the protein MNRSFALLAALAFLGGCQSLSPSSPAGSPPGEDAGATAAESKPQVYGSFSEDTLYALLTAELAGQRNRFDIALSNYVEQANKTQDAGVAERGFRIAEYLGADQAALDTALIWARNAPDNLDAQRAAAIQLARAGRYDESMTYMERVLKGQGDTHFDFLALSAAETDADTRAGLLQSFDRLLVKYPDNGQLLFGKALLLQQDGHPDEALKLLEEQPAASHDVAPLLLRARLLQSMQRGQEALPLLEKGIKQHPDDKRLRLSYARLLVEQDRLDDAKAEFTTLLQQAPDDDDLRFSLALVCLEAKAWKEAIVYLEELVERRSHVDAAHLNLGRAYEQLGDTDSALTEYGMVGAGNDYLPAQQRQAELLFERGRGAEASTLLAKARDSQPDVAIQLYLIEAEALSNREQYDAAWRVIQQALEQFPDDLNLLYTRSMLAEKRDDLGQLEEDLRFILDREPDNAMALNALGYTLVDRTTRYAEGKALIEQAYRLSPDDPAILDSLGWANYRQGNLGEAERLLRQAVERFPDPEVAAHLGEVLWANGKQREARKVWATALQEQPDNSILRNTLLRLTGSEKP, from the coding sequence ATGAATAGATCTTTCGCCTTGCTCGCCGCCCTGGCCTTTCTCGGTGGCTGCCAATCCCTGAGCCCCTCGTCGCCCGCCGGCAGCCCCCCGGGCGAAGACGCCGGCGCGACCGCCGCCGAGAGCAAGCCGCAGGTCTATGGCTCGTTCAGCGAGGACACCCTCTATGCCCTACTCACCGCCGAACTGGCCGGGCAGCGCAACCGCTTCGACATCGCGCTGAGCAACTATGTCGAGCAGGCCAACAAGACCCAGGATGCCGGCGTCGCCGAACGCGGTTTCCGCATCGCCGAATACCTCGGCGCCGACCAGGCGGCCCTCGACACCGCGCTGATCTGGGCCAGGAACGCCCCGGACAACCTCGACGCCCAGCGCGCTGCCGCCATCCAGCTGGCCCGCGCCGGTCGCTACGACGAGTCCATGACCTACATGGAGCGCGTGCTCAAAGGCCAGGGCGACACCCATTTCGACTTTCTCGCCCTGTCCGCCGCGGAAACCGATGCGGATACCCGTGCCGGTCTATTGCAGAGCTTCGATCGCCTGCTGGTGAAGTATCCGGACAACGGCCAACTGTTGTTCGGCAAGGCCCTGCTGCTGCAGCAGGACGGTCACCCGGACGAAGCCCTGAAACTGCTCGAAGAGCAGCCGGCGGCCAGCCATGATGTCGCCCCGCTGCTGCTGCGCGCCCGCCTGCTACAAAGCATGCAGCGCGGCCAGGAAGCGCTGCCGCTGCTGGAAAAAGGCATCAAGCAACATCCCGACGACAAGCGCCTGCGCCTGTCCTACGCGCGCCTGCTGGTCGAGCAGGACCGCCTCGACGACGCCAAGGCAGAGTTCACCACCTTGCTGCAACAGGCCCCGGATGATGACGACCTGCGCTTTTCGCTGGCCCTCGTGTGCCTGGAAGCCAAGGCCTGGAAGGAAGCCATCGTCTACCTGGAAGAACTGGTCGAGCGCCGCAGCCATGTCGATGCCGCCCACCTCAATCTCGGCCGCGCCTATGAGCAATTGGGCGATACCGACAGCGCCCTGACCGAATATGGCATGGTCGGCGCCGGCAACGATTACCTGCCGGCACAACAACGCCAGGCCGAGCTGCTGTTCGAGCGCGGCCGCGGCGCCGAGGCCTCGACGCTGCTGGCCAAGGCCCGCGACAGCCAGCCCGACGTCGCCATCCAGCTGTACCTGATCGAAGCCGAAGCCCTGTCCAACCGCGAGCAGTACGACGCCGCCTGGCGGGTGATCCAGCAGGCGCTGGAGCAGTTCCCGGACGACCTCAACCTGCTCTACACCCGCTCGATGCTGGCGGAAAAGCGCGACGACCTCGGCCAGTTGGAGGAAGATCTGCGTTTCATCCTCGACCGTGAACCGGACAACGCCATGGCCCTCAACGCCCTCGGCTATACCCTGGTCGACCGCACCACCCGCTACGCCGAAGGCAAGGCCCTGATCGAGCAGGCCTACCGGCTCAGCCCGGACGACCCGGCGATTCTCGACAGCCTCGGCTGGGCCAACTACCGTCAGGGCAACCTCGGCGAAGCCGAACGCCTGCTGCGCCAGGCCGTCGAGCGCTTCCCCGACCCGGAAGTCGCCGCCCACCTCGGCGAGGTGCTGTGGGCCAACGGCAAACAGCGTGAGGCCCGGAAAGTCTGGGCCACCGCCCTGCAAGAACAACCCGACAACAGCATCCTGCGCAACACCCTGTTGCGCCTGACCGGCTCCGAGAAACCCTAA
- the hemA gene encoding glutamyl-tRNA reductase — MAFLALGINHKTASVEIRERVAFSPEQLVEALQQLCLRTSSREAAILSTCNRSELYLEQDGLSADQVLAWLADYHQLSLDELRACAYVHEDDSAVRHMMRVASGLDSMVLGEPQILGQMKSAFAVAREAGTIGPLLGRLFQATFSTAKLVRTDTAIGENPVSVAFAAVSLARQIFSNLHRSQALLIGAGETISLVARHLHDQGVRRIVVANRTLERASQLAEQFGAHAVLLADIPQELVHSDIVISSTASQLPILGKGAVESALKQRKHKPIFMVDIAVPRDIEAEVGELDDVYLYTVDDLHEVIAQNLKSRQGAAQAAEELVAAGTDDFMVRLRELAAVDVLKAYRQQAERLRDEELLKAQRLLANGGSADEVLAMLARGLTNKLLHAPSVQLKKLSADGRIDALAVAQELFSLDEGDPKS; from the coding sequence ATGGCCTTTCTTGCCCTCGGTATCAACCATAAGACCGCCTCGGTGGAGATCCGCGAACGCGTGGCTTTCAGTCCCGAGCAGTTGGTTGAGGCCCTGCAGCAGCTTTGCCTGCGCACGTCCAGCCGTGAAGCGGCGATTCTGTCGACCTGCAACCGCAGCGAGCTGTACCTGGAGCAGGACGGCCTCAGCGCCGATCAGGTGCTGGCCTGGCTGGCCGACTATCACCAGCTTAGCCTCGATGAGCTGCGCGCCTGTGCCTATGTACATGAGGACGACTCGGCGGTGCGGCACATGATGCGCGTGGCCTCCGGGCTCGACTCCATGGTCCTCGGTGAGCCGCAGATTCTCGGTCAGATGAAGTCTGCCTTCGCCGTGGCGCGTGAGGCCGGCACTATCGGTCCGCTGCTCGGCCGGCTGTTCCAGGCCACCTTCAGCACCGCCAAGCTGGTACGCACCGACACCGCGATCGGCGAGAACCCGGTGTCGGTGGCATTCGCCGCGGTGAGCCTGGCCAGGCAGATCTTCAGCAACCTGCATCGCAGCCAGGCGCTGCTGATCGGCGCCGGCGAGACCATCAGCCTGGTCGCCCGTCATCTGCACGACCAGGGCGTCAGACGCATAGTCGTCGCCAACCGCACCCTCGAGCGCGCCAGCCAGCTGGCCGAACAGTTCGGCGCCCATGCGGTGCTGCTGGCGGACATCCCGCAGGAGCTGGTGCACAGCGATATCGTCATCAGCTCGACCGCCAGCCAGCTGCCGATTCTCGGCAAGGGCGCGGTGGAAAGCGCGCTGAAGCAGCGCAAGCATAAGCCGATCTTCATGGTCGATATCGCCGTGCCGCGTGATATCGAGGCCGAAGTCGGCGAGTTGGACGACGTCTACCTGTATACCGTCGACGACCTGCACGAAGTCATCGCCCAGAATCTCAAGAGCCGTCAGGGCGCCGCCCAGGCCGCCGAGGAGCTGGTCGCTGCCGGTACCGACGATTTCATGGTGCGTCTGCGCGAGCTGGCCGCGGTGGATGTGCTCAAGGCTTACCGCCAGCAAGCCGAACGCCTGCGCGACGAAGAACTGCTCAAGGCCCAGCGCCTGCTGGCCAATGGCGGCTCGGCCGACGAGGTGCTGGCGATGCTGGCGCGCGGGCTGACCAACAAACTGTTGCATGCCCCCAGCGTGCAGTTGAAGAAACTCTCCGCCGACGGCCGCATCGATGCGTTGGCCGTGGCCCAGGAGCTGTTTAGCCTCGACGAGGGCGATCCAAAATCATGA